The following nucleotide sequence is from Ignavibacteriales bacterium.
GTCTTCATAGGTACTCACTTTTTCTTTCAAATAACTTTTCGTGCAAACCAATGAGCATAACGTCTCGGCAAATAACGCAATAGTTTTGTGAGCATACAAATCTCATTCGAACGAACAAAACTATTGAACTAGTGCTTTTCATACATTGACATTTCCAGCGACGTTATTTGCCGTGTTGTGCGCAGTGCAGTTCATTTGGGTTTCTTAATATCTCCTCAATGGATAATTCATGTTGAAACCGGCAGTGTCAGCTATCGGACTATAAAAACAGTTATTATCATGGCTAAGATGATAACCATTATCATGGTAAAGCAGAGGCTCATTCATAAAAAAACGCCTTTGACCGACAAACCCTTGTTCTTTTGCCAGATCGGAACGAAGCAAATCTAGTACAAAGTTAAAAGAAGATGCATGTGGATTCTTGACTATGTAAGACAATAGGATTCGATCAAATGAAAAGTCTATTGTATTAAGAGGGTTGTTCTGCCCCGTCCGAGCAAAAGTAATATTATGTGAATCATATGGCTCCATGTATCTTCTAATGAGGGTTGAATCTTCTATAGAAAAATCTGGATTTTGCTGTTTGCCGTTGATATGAAGATTCCAAATGCCGGGGACATCTTCGGTGATGTTCCGACTGTACTTATCAAAGAAAGTAATAGTGATTTTATCTGTGCTTTCTACTGTTTCTTCTACTTGAATTATCTTAGGTTGAACGGGTGTGGTGAGGAATACAGTATCACCCGAAGAGTTCCACCTTCCTTTTGTCAATGGTCGCCATCCTCCCATATCATGGAATTCACTCCATTCAAAAGTAGAATCACATTTAATATGTATTCTGAGAATTTCAAAGCCATTGCCATACGAAAAATTTCCACAGAGATAATCTCGTCGCTCTTGGGAAGAGAGATGAGGCGAATTCATAATGTTCAAAACCAAAAGTGTAGTTAGGAGAAAATTCGTATTCATCGAAATCAATCAAACTAAATTATTTGGACTGCATTGCGCACAACGTCTCGGCAAACAACGCAATATTTTTGTGAACTTAAAATTCTCATTGTCGAGAACAAAAATATTGAGCGAGTGTTTTTCATAATTTAGATTTTGCAAGCGTCGTTGTTTGCCGTGTTAAGCGCCGTGCAGTAATTGTACAAGCTATGTTTCATCTAATCTTCGTGAATTGAGATAGTGCAAATTGAAAAATGTCTTCACCTCGTATTACATATTCACCTGAAGTAGCTTTTGTTTCCTCTGATGCAAGTAAATAGTCCACGACAATACTTTCTGCCTGTGTAGCGTACTGATTGATGTTGCATGTGATCGCACAGACCTCCCGGTAGGTGCCGGGATGAATCACCGTGATCGAGGAACCACCGAAAAGATGGTCGAGCGATCCTGTCGCATGAGGTAATTTATCGAGCCCAAAGTTCCAATTTCCGTCTATACCATATTCGGAGAGTCGATGTTTACTCTTTATTGTAAGAGCCAAAAGAGGAGCTTTTGCTGGACCCCTCCCAACATTCTCCAAGGCAAATGTGATTTGGACATTGACATGCTTACTTCCTGCGTTTGTTCCTCCACCTGCAAAAGCGAATTTTGTGATCAGGTTCAGCTTGGGTTTCTTTCGACGGCCGAACATATCCTCGAGGTCGTAATGTTCCATCTTGTAGAAGCTATCTCCACTTCGTTTGTAGTAGCGATCTTCTCCCAGTTTTGCCATGTGTGGGCACGATTCGCTTTCTGGGACAATCGTTACTGCAAATCCAGAGTCTTCAGCCACTGTTATTGATCGGTGTCTTACTGCGGACACCGTTGGGGAGACACCCTCGCCCGTGAGCTCATTTAGTCGTGATATGAATAACGATAACGGTTTGATTTCTCTCTTTCCACAAGCACAATCAACACCATCGGTATTCTTACGAGCATCAACACCCCAAATAATAATTCCTCCGCTAGAGTTTGCAAAGCCGGACAATGCCTTTGCCAGATTTTTCTTGTCGTCTGAATGGCTCAGATCTGGGCGGTTAACAACCTTGAAGTCGAGCGTGAGGTGTTCCTCTTGGGACTGGGCAAGGAAGTTGTCGATCACAGCAACAGTTAATTCGGAATAGAGTTTCTCAGGATCCATAATAGATTGCTAATAAAATCTGGTGATTGATTTATAACTATTATTGTTGCTGCATGGCGCACAACGTCTGCAACAAAAATGCTGTTGCGGAGCGAACTCTTGTTGATAAATTTCTTGTGAGCGGAGCAATGGTTCATTTTACATTTTTGTTGCTGTTATGCGAAATTGCTTTGCGGCGATCTATGTTATGAAAATATTGTTTATTTAGTATTGAAATATTCCACTCCGTTCTTGTCAATATAGCCACCACTTCCCTGTGGAGCCCAGGGTCTAACAAATGCCAACCCGTTTTCAAAGTCGCCGACATCATAGTACTTAGGTGGTATGACCTCGATTCCTTGAGAATTGATGAACCCCCATTTGTATGTTGTATCCATAACTGCAGCAAACCCCTCATTGAAATCTCTTACATCGAGGAACTTTACTTGTGTGATCTGAGATCCTTCTTTGTCATAGAATCCCCAGCGTTGATTCAGTTCAACCATCGTAAATCCGTTGTGAAAGACAGTCACCTTGTCAAAATATGTTGGTATTATCTCCGCACCGTTTTCGTTTATGAAACCCCATCGGTTTTTCAGCTGAACTGCAGCACTACCTTCTTTAAAGAAATTTGCACCGTCGTACTTTGGAAAGACGATCCATGTACCTACTCTGTTAATGATTCCCATTAATCCTTTCGATTGCACCCATGCAATGCCATGATAGAAGTCCCCCCAATCTTCATATTTATATGGAATAATTTCTCTGCCAGATTTGTCTATTACTCCCCAGAATCCGTTGAGCTTCACCCATGCGACTCCTTCCATGAAATTACTCTTTTCTGTATACGTAGGAGGAATAATTTCTTTCCCCTCTCGATTGAAGAGCGCCCAGAGTCCATTAATCTGCGCCCATGACATACCCTCGACGAATTGGGTTATATTGTCGTACTGTATTGGAATAATCTCTCTGCCAGTTCTGTCTATTATTCCATATTTATTGTTCATTTCTACACCGAAGAGGTTATCTGTAAAAACTATAGTTCGATATTTCATTGGTATGACTTCTGTCCCCTTATTATCTATGACGCCATATTTGTTATCCTTACCCATCTTTGCCAACGTGCCTGAAGAATCGAAGAAAATAAATTCGTATTCAATTGACGTTAACTCTTTGCCCGTCGTATCTATCAACCCATAGCGCCCATTCATCTTCACGAATGCTATGCCGCCTTCGAAAGGTGGCGGTTGGTATAAATTAGTGGATACTTGCTTCAGTTGGGAAGCTGATAGTGGAACTTGAATTGCGTCGTATTTGATTGGAGTTATTTGCTTCCCGTCTTTGTATAAAACTCCTTCTTTCTTATTGAGGATTACCCTCACGAAACCTCTATTAAGGTAACCAACTTGATCATATTTGACCGCTATCTTTTCGACTCCATTTTTGTCAATGAAACCCCACTTGCCATTTAGATTTACAGCAGCAATTCCTTCGTTGAATGGTGCACAATAATCATATTTCAAAGGAATGACAATTTTCTTATTTCGATCACAAAATCCAGATCTATCCCCAGCCCGATATGGTATTAGTTCTGGCAAGTCTGACCTGAAATAATTTTGAGATATCGCACTTCCGAAGAATAGTACTTGGATGGATGCGATGATTAAAATGGTCATAAGTAGGTTTGTGGTTTTCATATTATTAAATCCTGAGTTAGTGTATTATGGATGTATCGACTTGAAACTGTTGTTGTGCAAAGCAATTTTCGTATAACGTGCCTTGTAAAAATGCAGTGCCGGAACGAACCCGCAATAGAATCATTTATCGTGAGTGAAGGCACTGATTGAACTTGAAAATTAAACATGAATATTCTTAACGATAAATTTTAAATATGAAAACAAAACTTAAATCACAAACATTTTTACAATTGTTAGACGCCCGTGCGCCAAATTCATCGGAGTATATCATGGACGCAATTTCACAATTTCTACGGGATCACCAAGCTTCCCGTCCTTTGTCCACCCAACAAAGAAACCATAAGCTTTATCACGTTGAGCTCGCTGAAAACATTTTAATCCAACTTCCGACCGAGTTGCTTGCTCGACAGTTATCACAACAGGTTTTTGATCTATTGACACGATCTCCCAATTATAAACCGATAGATAATCCTTTGCAAGTTCAAGAGCATTTTCTGACGAGGTGTCAACAATAAAAACATGAGCGAGTGCACCATCAATATTGGAAAGTTGTTTACCCTCTTTAGTTGGTATCACATTAAAAACTATATAATAGGTATCCATAGATCATTAAATATTTATTTTAGAATTTGGCGCATGGCGGCTAACGTCTGCAGGCATTACGCCGTTTGTTTTGCCGCTATCAAATGACAAATTCATCTGCGGCAAAACAAATGGAGCGAACTCTGTAATTTCATTTTCAAAAAAAGTGAGCATCGTAATGCCTGCTGTTAACCGCCGTTTGCCGACAGATAAAGTTTTACGCCCTTAATGTTGGCTACTTGCTCGGGCTGAGTCTGGAAGCCGATAAGTTATTCCGCCATTCTGATCAAGGAAGTCAAGCCTTGGTGTTCCGAGTGAATCAACCCAAAGACGAATACGAGTATTCCCTTTTAGGTCTGAGAGGTTTACCGTGGCCGACTTTCGTTGTGTCTTACCTATAAAGACACGCTCTGATTCGTACACACCTAGAGAGTCAAGTCTGTTAAGTGCCTTGTTCTTTTCTGACCCCTCAGGCATTTTCCAGATTGCCCGAATCTGTTGCTGAATCTCAGGAGTCATAGGAGTTTCAGGTCTATCCCAGAGAAACAGGCCTGCATATCGCTTACCACTCTCGTCGATATACTGGAGCGCCATCAACTCATCGGATTCAAACTGATCAAATACAAGCCTTGAGGTGGCAGTATACGAACCGCTTTCTCCTCTGCTACTGGCACTCATCAACGCACCACTTTCGGTTCCATCGTCATTAAAGAAAATGATACCGGGAGAGTTTCTTCCTGTTGCCCGTTGCTGGGTTTTCCCCTTTATTATCAAATCCGGAGCGAGTTCCCTATTTGAAAGAATGAGTCGGGGTTTGCCATCTTTCTCAACGATGTTGATGCGTTGGACATCGATCTCGTCGAACTTTTGGTTTGTTTTTTGAGTGAACCCGGCAAACCACATTACAATCATGAATGCAGTTGCTACCAATGCATATATCCTGATCAGGCGAAGCTCCAGTTGAATTCTTTTAAGAACTTGTTGTTGGTCCATATCGATTTCCTTTCGGCAAATGGCGGTTAACGTCTCGCATAAAAATGACGTACTGTTGCGAACTATAATAAATAAATTTCTTGAGAGCAACAGTATGTTCAACATTGCAGGACGTTTGATTTAACTTTGTAAATTTCTGTTTCATTTTTATGCTTGTTAGATGCAGTGCAGGTGCAGGTTGGTTGAATTCAACGCTTGTGT
It contains:
- a CDS encoding ATP-binding protein, whose protein sequence is MIDNFLAQSQEEHLTLDFKVVNRPDLSHSDDKKNLAKALSGFANSSGGIIIWGVDARKNTDGVDCACGKREIKPLSLFISRLNELTGEGVSPTVSAVRHRSITVAEDSGFAVTIVPESESCPHMAKLGEDRYYKRSGDSFYKMEHYDLEDMFGRRKKPKLNLITKFAFAGGGTNAGSKHVNVQITFALENVGRGPAKAPLLALTIKSKHRLSEYGIDGNWNFGLDKLPHATGSLDHLFGGSSITVIHPGTYREVCAITCNINQYATQAESIVVDYLLASEETKATSGEYVIRGEDIFQFALSQFTKIR
- a CDS encoding WG repeat-containing protein — protein: MKTTNLLMTILIIASIQVLFFGSAISQNYFRSDLPELIPYRAGDRSGFCDRNKKIVIPLKYDYCAPFNEGIAAVNLNGKWGFIDKNGVEKIAVKYDQVGYLNRGFVRVILNKKEGVLYKDGKQITPIKYDAIQVPLSASQLKQVSTNLYQPPPFEGGIAFVKMNGRYGLIDTTGKELTSIEYEFIFFDSSGTLAKMGKDNKYGVIDNKGTEVIPMKYRTIVFTDNLFGVEMNNKYGIIDRTGREIIPIQYDNITQFVEGMSWAQINGLWALFNREGKEIIPPTYTEKSNFMEGVAWVKLNGFWGVIDKSGREIIPYKYEDWGDFYHGIAWVQSKGLMGIINRVGTWIVFPKYDGANFFKEGSAAVQLKNRWGFINENGAEIIPTYFDKVTVFHNGFTMVELNQRWGFYDKEGSQITQVKFLDVRDFNEGFAAVMDTTYKWGFINSQGIEVIPPKYYDVGDFENGLAFVRPWAPQGSGGYIDKNGVEYFNTK